A single window of Treponema denticola ATCC 35405 DNA harbors:
- the amrA gene encoding AmmeMemoRadiSam system protein A, which translates to MRKKELCSKDTNLRAAYITPHPPIIIPEIGRGEEKKIASTSKALKTISKEVKQIEPETIIIITPHAKMHRGAVTINTAPVIEGTMAQFGCPDLRFSAKNDERIVKEIIKKCKKTGFPYAAVDMNLDHGSFVPLYFISSEFSNFSLVHINYGIMLSAMLEEFGSILSDIIEEKKCKSVFIASGDLSHRLLSTGPYGFAPEGPKFDKEFVRIIEKGSLSEFADIPPLLTERAGECGLNSFLILSGLLSCYKHSQELLSYEGPFGVGYGVARFKVKSIRQPEDEDLEIVFKEKKKKFILPDSQTNDPYINLARRSIIYYLKHNKFLKPKNTDGIQSGKAGVFVCLKKKGELRGCIGTILPTKSRISEEIIKNAVSAALNDPRFPPVDLSEMDEIVCSVDILAEPEEIKSISDLDVKRFGVIVSSGSRTGLLLPNLEGIDSVGMQVAIALQKGGISPEEPYRMYRFEVIRHE; encoded by the coding sequence ATGAGAAAAAAAGAGCTTTGTTCAAAAGATACTAATCTAAGGGCTGCATATATCACCCCTCATCCTCCGATTATAATTCCCGAGATAGGCAGGGGAGAGGAGAAAAAAATAGCTTCAACTTCTAAGGCTCTTAAAACCATATCGAAAGAAGTAAAGCAAATAGAACCTGAAACTATTATAATCATAACTCCACATGCAAAAATGCACCGAGGGGCAGTTACAATAAATACGGCTCCGGTTATCGAAGGAACTATGGCTCAATTCGGTTGTCCCGATTTGCGTTTTTCAGCAAAAAACGATGAGCGGATTGTAAAAGAAATAATCAAAAAATGCAAAAAGACAGGCTTCCCTTATGCGGCTGTAGATATGAATCTAGATCACGGCTCCTTTGTTCCGCTTTATTTTATAAGCTCAGAGTTTTCAAATTTTTCTCTTGTGCATATAAATTACGGAATTATGTTGAGTGCAATGCTTGAAGAATTCGGGTCAATTCTTTCCGATATTATTGAAGAAAAAAAATGCAAATCTGTTTTTATTGCGAGCGGAGATCTTTCACATCGGCTTCTTTCTACAGGCCCTTACGGTTTTGCTCCTGAAGGACCCAAATTCGATAAGGAATTTGTAAGAATTATAGAAAAGGGAAGCCTTTCCGAATTTGCCGATATTCCTCCTTTGCTTACCGAAAGGGCGGGGGAGTGCGGTCTTAATTCTTTTTTAATTTTGTCGGGGCTTTTATCCTGTTATAAACATTCTCAAGAGCTGCTTTCCTACGAGGGTCCCTTTGGAGTCGGATACGGTGTTGCTCGATTTAAGGTTAAATCTATAAGACAGCCGGAAGATGAGGACTTAGAGATTGTTTTTAAAGAAAAAAAGAAGAAATTTATATTGCCCGATTCGCAAACAAATGACCCTTATATAAATCTTGCACGCAGGAGTATTATCTACTATTTAAAGCATAATAAGTTTTTAAAACCTAAGAATACCGATGGTATTCAATCGGGAAAGGCCGGCGTTTTTGTATGCTTAAAGAAAAAAGGGGAGCTTAGAGGATGTATAGGTACAATACTTCCTACCAAAAGCCGCATAAGTGAAGAGATAATTAAAAATGCAGTATCGGCAGCCTTGAATGACCCACGGTTTCCGCCCGTCGATTTATCCGAAATGGACGAAATTGTCTGTTCTGTCGATATTCTTGCAGAACCGGAAGAAATAAAATCGATTTCGGATTTGGATGTAAAGCGTTTCGGTGTGATAGTCTCATCGGGTTCGAGGACCGGACTTCTTTTACCCAACCTTGAAGGTATCGATTCCGTCGGTATGCAGGTCGCCATAGCTCTTCAAAAAGGCGGAATAAGCCCCGAAGAACCTTACCGCATGTACCGCTTTGAAGTTATAAGGCATGAGTAA
- a CDS encoding helix-turn-helix domain-containing protein, which yields MRRIRKEKHITQEKLAELCNTDTAYIGQIETHKRFPSINFIEKIASALQIEATELFKNHKKDKLSPSLKLELHNELINEFDKLLSETLKKL from the coding sequence TTGAGAAGAATTAGAAAAGAAAAGCACATTACACAGGAAAAACTCGCAGAGCTATGCAATACGGATACGGCTTACATAGGACAGATAGAAACTCATAAAAGATTTCCATCTATAAATTTTATAGAAAAAATAGCTTCTGCCTTGCAAATAGAAGCTACCGAATTATTTAAGAATCATAAAAAAGATAAATTATCTCCTTCACTTAAACTAGAATTGCACAATGAACTTATAAACGAATTTGACAAACTTCTTTCCGAAACCTTGAAAAAATTATAG
- a CDS encoding NAD(P)-dependent malic enzyme, producing the protein MKSIDKELNSITELFPSDFTDDEKALAKTHFLKKLSVLTHSFYGGKLQTVPKCGLYGFNWFNVWYTPGVSAISTTIRDDNETSFALSNKGNLVAVVSDSTRVLGDGDCTPPGGLGVMEGKCMLMKYLGGVDSYPLCIDSIVRVDEEGKRGVKAGKHDPDKIIDFVRMLEPSVGAVNLEDIQQPDCFKVLDTLREVCEIPVWHDDAQGTACITLAGLLNAIKLAGKKMEDCKIVLLGAGASNTTIARLILADGGKPENMIICDSRGALHSGRKDIEEDKRYYRKWELCLQTNPKKIETFDEAMKGADVLIALSTPGPNTVTKEQVASMNKKAIVFTCANPIPEIWPHEAKAAGAFIVGTGRGDFPNQINNSVCFPGILKGALLVRAKKISDGMAIRCSHSIADYSEKKGINPDNIVVTMQDEDVFAVEAADVAMQAIKEGLARVTMTWDEAYKKAKKDIEESRSLTKMLMEKNFIKEPPQEFYEKALEYAIEQIKKNRK; encoded by the coding sequence ATGAAAAGCATAGATAAGGAGTTGAACTCCATTACTGAATTATTCCCGTCCGATTTTACGGATGATGAAAAGGCTCTCGCGAAAACGCATTTTTTAAAAAAACTGTCCGTTTTAACACACAGTTTTTACGGCGGAAAGCTCCAGACTGTCCCCAAATGCGGTTTGTACGGTTTTAATTGGTTTAATGTTTGGTATACGCCCGGCGTTTCGGCTATTTCTACCACAATTCGCGATGATAATGAAACATCCTTTGCTCTTTCCAACAAAGGGAACTTGGTTGCTGTTGTAAGCGACTCTACACGAGTCTTGGGCGACGGCGACTGCACCCCTCCCGGAGGATTGGGAGTTATGGAAGGCAAATGTATGCTTATGAAGTATTTAGGCGGAGTTGACTCATATCCTCTGTGTATCGATTCTATTGTAAGGGTTGACGAAGAAGGAAAACGGGGCGTAAAAGCCGGAAAGCATGACCCCGACAAGATTATCGATTTTGTCAGAATGCTTGAGCCTTCAGTAGGAGCCGTAAACCTCGAAGATATTCAACAGCCCGACTGCTTTAAGGTTTTGGATACCTTGAGAGAGGTCTGCGAAATTCCCGTTTGGCATGATGACGCTCAAGGCACCGCCTGTATAACCCTTGCAGGTCTTTTAAACGCTATAAAACTTGCCGGTAAAAAGATGGAAGACTGTAAGATTGTTCTTTTGGGAGCAGGTGCTTCAAACACGACAATAGCTCGTCTTATCTTGGCTGACGGCGGAAAACCTGAAAATATGATTATCTGCGACTCAAGAGGAGCATTACATTCAGGCCGAAAAGACATAGAAGAAGATAAGCGCTATTACCGAAAGTGGGAGCTCTGTTTACAGACCAACCCCAAAAAGATTGAAACCTTTGATGAAGCAATGAAGGGTGCTGATGTTTTAATCGCTCTTTCTACTCCCGGGCCCAATACTGTAACAAAGGAACAGGTTGCCTCGATGAATAAAAAAGCTATAGTCTTTACCTGTGCAAACCCCATCCCCGAAATCTGGCCCCACGAAGCTAAGGCCGCAGGTGCCTTTATCGTCGGAACAGGACGAGGAGACTTCCCGAACCAGATTAACAACTCCGTTTGTTTCCCCGGTATCCTAAAGGGTGCTCTTTTGGTAAGAGCCAAAAAGATTTCCGACGGAATGGCTATCCGCTGTTCTCACTCGATTGCAGACTATTCCGAGAAGAAAGGCATCAATCCGGACAATATCGTAGTTACAATGCAGGATGAAGATGTCTTTGCAGTTGAAGCTGCCGATGTTGCAATGCAGGCCATTAAGGAAGGCTTGGCCCGCGTAACCATGACATGGGACGAAGCCTACAAAAAAGCAAAAAAAGATATTGAAGAAAGCCGCTCCTTGACCAAAATGTTAATGGAAAAGAATTTTATCAAAGAACCCCCGCAGGAGTTCTATGAAAAAGCCTTAGAATACGCCATCGAGCAAATTAAAAAGAACAGAAAGTAA
- the queA gene encoding tRNA preQ1(34) S-adenosylmethionine ribosyltransferase-isomerase QueA has protein sequence MLTKEFNFDLPEELIAQSPSEKRGGDRLLILDKQSGKLEDRLFTELPEILPKNALMVFNNSKVRHARIYAKSKTNAVCEFLMINPMRDSDGSLWQVMAKKAKRQKPGKTFLFEDGTEAEIIESEIPLESEFRCMKFNRVIDDEWLDKYGHMPLPPYIHRKDTQEDADRYQTVYAEIYGSIAAPTAGLHFTQEVLSKIRDKGIDIEYVTLHVGLGTFLPVRAEKIEDHKMHTEHFFISEKTAQAVEKAKKEGRPIIAVGTTTVRTLESAWDEKRKELKWGNQSTDIFIYPSYKFKLIDKLFTNFHTPESSLVMLVSALAGKENIFKAYRHAVEEKYKFFSYGDAMLIL, from the coding sequence ATGCTTACAAAAGAATTTAACTTTGACTTACCGGAAGAGCTGATAGCTCAATCTCCCTCCGAAAAAAGAGGAGGCGACAGACTTTTAATTTTAGACAAACAAAGCGGAAAACTTGAAGACCGGCTTTTTACGGAGCTGCCTGAAATCCTTCCCAAAAATGCCCTGATGGTTTTTAATAACTCGAAGGTGCGTCATGCCCGCATTTATGCAAAGAGCAAAACAAATGCAGTGTGCGAATTTTTAATGATTAATCCTATGAGGGACTCGGACGGTTCCCTTTGGCAGGTTATGGCAAAAAAAGCAAAACGCCAAAAACCCGGGAAGACCTTTTTATTTGAAGACGGAACTGAGGCTGAAATAATCGAGTCCGAGATACCTCTCGAAAGCGAATTCCGCTGTATGAAATTCAATAGGGTTATCGATGATGAGTGGCTCGATAAATACGGGCACATGCCCCTGCCTCCCTACATTCACCGAAAAGATACCCAAGAAGATGCAGACCGCTATCAGACCGTCTATGCAGAAATCTACGGCTCGATTGCGGCTCCCACTGCAGGCCTCCACTTTACCCAAGAGGTGCTTTCAAAAATAAGGGATAAGGGAATCGATATTGAATATGTAACCCTCCATGTGGGACTCGGTACCTTTCTTCCCGTACGGGCTGAAAAAATAGAAGACCATAAGATGCACACCGAACATTTTTTTATTTCGGAAAAAACGGCTCAGGCCGTTGAAAAAGCCAAGAAGGAAGGAAGGCCTATTATAGCCGTAGGAACGACCACCGTGCGCACCCTCGAATCCGCATGGGACGAAAAAAGAAAAGAATTAAAATGGGGCAATCAGTCTACGGATATTTTTATTTACCCCTCATATAAATTTAAACTGATAGATAAGCTCTTTACCAATTTTCACACCCCCGAGTCGAGCCTCGTAATGCTGGTCTCCGCCCTTGCAGGAAAAGAAAATATTTTTAAAGCCTACCGCCATGCCGTCGAAGAAAAATATAAATTCTTTTCTTACGGAGATGCAATGCTGATTTTGTAG
- a CDS encoding type IV secretory system conjugative DNA transfer family protein: MKLIATICSREISTSIILQAQSQLKAIYKDNADTIVGNCDSTLFLGGKEKTTLKELSETLGKETIDLYNTSETRSNQKSFGLNYQKTGKELMSQDEITVMDGGKCIFQLRGVRPFLSDKFDITKHKNYKLLEDYDKRNVFDIEEYIKRKGKAKMNGNTVITRL; encoded by the coding sequence ATGAAGCTCATTGCAACGATCTGTTCCAGAGAAATTTCAACAAGTATCATACTTCAGGCACAATCTCAGCTAAAGGCAATCTACAAGGATAATGCCGATACAATTGTTGGTAACTGTGATAGTACCCTATTTTTAGGTGGAAAGGAGAAAACTACACTAAAAGAGCTTTCCGAAACACTTGGTAAAGAAACTATTGACCTTTACAACACATCGGAAACAAGGAGTAATCAAAAGAGTTTCGGCTTAAATTATCAAAAGACAGGTAAAGAACTTATGAGTCAAGATGAGATAACAGTTATGGATGGTGGTAAATGTATCTTTCAGCTTAGAGGCGTAAGACCTTTTCTATCAGACAAATTCGATATTACAAAACATAAGAATTATAAGCTCCTTGAAGACTATGATAAGAGGAATGTATTTGATATTGAGGAATATATTAAACGAAAAGGTAAAGCTAAGATGAATGGCAATACAGTGATTACAAGATTGTAA
- a CDS encoding shikimate kinase, translated as MIIFLIGMSRAGKTETGRALSKKLKAPFVDTDSYMEEVYGKTIRELYKAHGEKKFRLKEFECLNKIIEKIIEKFSSCSNDKNAIYCECENAVHCDDVNAIVSTGGGYAENEAIIKKLKDFPRIILIDTAPAEIFYRIKTSAYKKGFYPAFLGENIKNEKDAEDRFFSIYERRIKIYKALASFSINPKGLSPDETADKIISSL; from the coding sequence ATGATTATATTTTTAATCGGAATGAGCCGAGCCGGAAAAACCGAAACGGGCAGGGCTCTTTCAAAAAAACTTAAAGCTCCTTTTGTAGATACGGATTCCTATATGGAGGAAGTTTACGGGAAAACGATAAGAGAACTTTATAAGGCGCATGGAGAAAAAAAATTCCGTCTAAAAGAATTTGAATGCCTTAACAAAATAATCGAAAAAATAATCGAAAAATTTTCGTCTTGTTCCAATGACAAAAACGCCATTTATTGTGAGTGCGAAAATGCTGTTCACTGTGATGATGTAAACGCCATTGTCAGCACCGGAGGAGGCTATGCGGAAAACGAAGCCATTATCAAAAAGCTAAAAGATTTTCCCCGAATAATTTTAATCGATACCGCTCCGGCCGAGATTTTTTATAGAATAAAAACGTCTGCATATAAAAAAGGCTTTTACCCTGCCTTTTTAGGAGAAAATATTAAAAATGAAAAAGATGCGGAAGACCGTTTTTTTTCGATATACGAAAGGCGTATAAAAATCTACAAGGCTTTGGCTTCCTTTTCCATAAACCCGAAAGGCCTCTCCCCCGACGAAACGGCAGATAAAATTATTTCATCTTTGTAA
- a CDS encoding ankyrin repeat domain-containing protein, with protein sequence MNVAIFYDEKKKDAAMAIKNIIISHECDVTLYNEDEIWKDENLHTPRHIMKNITHVLFIYSKNPAAYLGFMFFLGYATGLNLPVLVLEESEKLELPKNFLRSFVMLTIKSFESYFEVEKKRFTENQLKELARAKLLENGYSLFIPNYVRAVKNNEKEIVELFIDAGFDPSQKDSLGTPVLSLAVRNKCLETLELLLERGATINLCAEDRNYSALMDAAQVGYIEAVQALLEKKADTNIQSKDGQTALILSVGRREADIVEMLVKHGADYNIKDGLGMSALGYAKLFGDKKILSLFGEQTN encoded by the coding sequence ATGAATGTCGCTATTTTCTATGATGAAAAGAAAAAAGACGCAGCGATGGCTATTAAAAATATAATCATATCCCACGAATGTGATGTAACTTTATACAATGAAGATGAGATATGGAAAGATGAAAATTTACACACGCCGCGCCATATTATGAAAAACATTACTCATGTTCTCTTTATTTACAGTAAAAATCCTGCTGCCTATTTGGGCTTTATGTTTTTTTTGGGCTATGCCACAGGTTTAAATCTTCCGGTTCTTGTACTTGAAGAAAGCGAAAAGCTCGAACTGCCGAAGAACTTTTTGCGTTCTTTTGTTATGCTGACAATTAAGTCCTTTGAGTCCTATTTTGAGGTAGAAAAAAAACGCTTTACGGAAAATCAGCTTAAAGAGCTGGCCCGTGCAAAACTTTTAGAAAACGGCTATTCTCTTTTTATTCCGAATTATGTGCGTGCGGTTAAAAATAATGAAAAAGAAATCGTAGAACTTTTTATAGATGCAGGCTTTGACCCTTCACAAAAAGATTCCCTCGGAACACCGGTTTTATCCCTTGCAGTAAGAAACAAATGTTTGGAAACACTTGAACTCCTGCTTGAAAGAGGGGCGACAATAAACCTTTGTGCAGAAGACAGAAACTACTCGGCCTTGATGGATGCGGCTCAGGTCGGATACATTGAAGCGGTACAAGCCCTCCTCGAAAAAAAAGCCGATACCAATATTCAAAGCAAGGACGGACAAACAGCCTTGATCCTTTCGGTAGGCCGCCGTGAAGCCGATATTGTGGAAATGCTTGTAAAGCACGGGGCCGATTATAATATCAAGGACGGCTTAGGTATGTCTGCCCTTGGCTATGCAAAACTCTTCGGGGATAAAAAAATTTTATCCTTGTTTGGTGAACAAACAAATTAA
- a CDS encoding SMI1/KNR4 family protein → MELIDNIKKIETYVCENFEEWGLDDPIEEEYFQEYESIAGASQHDLLKFEEEFSICLPEDFKTLYQYKDGSRFMCILPSMIGTSDMCFCLMSLTEIKKCKTYFQNKKALLSNFPKYFSSQDIDNMQDNRIKPYLFNKRWIPFAQYCDSCYLMLDFDPDTEGKKGQVICYIHDPDEIVYVSKNITELIEKITEKI, encoded by the coding sequence ATGGAACTGATTGATAACATCAAGAAAATTGAAACATATGTATGCGAAAATTTTGAAGAATGGGGATTGGATGATCCGATTGAAGAAGAATATTTTCAGGAATATGAATCAATAGCCGGTGCTTCACAACATGATTTGCTCAAATTTGAAGAGGAGTTTTCCATTTGTTTACCGGAAGATTTTAAGACACTTTATCAATACAAAGACGGAAGTAGATTTATGTGCATTCTTCCATCCATGATAGGAACTTCTGATATGTGCTTTTGTTTGATGAGCTTAACGGAAATTAAAAAATGCAAGACATATTTTCAAAACAAAAAAGCCTTGTTATCAAATTTTCCGAAGTATTTTTCATCTCAAGATATCGATAATATGCAAGATAACAGAATCAAACCATACCTGTTCAACAAGAGATGGATTCCGTTTGCACAATACTGCGACAGCTGTTACCTAATGCTTGATTTTGATCCGGATACAGAGGGAAAGAAAGGACAAGTAATCTGTTACATCCATGATCCTGATGAAATTGTATATGTTTCAAAGAATATTACAGAGTTGATTGAAAAGATAACTGAGAAAATTTAA